TATCAACACTTGAAGGCGAAATGTTAAATACATTTGCAATTTCTTTTGATGAAAGGTTTAATCTTAGTAAAGCAATTAATCTTTTTTCGTTTTTTGTAAGTGATGGGAAATTATTATTGAGTTTATGAAAAAAAGCTTTATTTACTTGTTCAACATGATTTTCAAATTCTTTTCTGTCATTATCAATGCTTTGTGGTAAATTTATTTTAATTAAAATATTGTTCAAAATATCCTTATCTGCTTTATTACTTATTTCATTACTTATTTTTTTAATATCGTTTTTCATATTTTCGAGAAAATCATTTTTCTGAGAAATATTTAGTGCAAAATTTATTATTTCTTTGTTTTTATATTCAATTTCAGCTTCAAGATTTTGTTTTTCTAATTGTGTATTCTTCAATATTGCTTCTTTTAATGATTTTTCAGCTAAAGCCAATTTTTTCTTTTTATTTATAATATTTCTTTGCCATAAAAATATTAACAAGCTAAAAACAATCAGAATTACTATTAAACCAACAAGAACAAATCTCTTATAATCATCAATCTTCTTATTATACAATAGTTGATTAATTTCATTTTCTTTTTTTTCTAATTCGTATCTTGCTTTTATATCTTCGATTATCTCAGATTTATCTTTATTAAAAATACTATCTTTAGTATCAGAATAAATCTTATAATAAGTATATGCTTCTTTAAAATTATTCTTGTTGTAATATGCTTTTGAAAGATATAAACAAGAATTTTTTATCGAAATATCTGAATTTATTTTTTTTGCCAATTCAAATCCTTTATGTGAATATTCTATAACGCTATCGTGTTCGCCGAGTTGTTCATAAATACTGGCATAATTATTCATACAATGAACAATTCCACTTTTATCATTTATTTCGTTATTAATAATCAGGGCTTCTTTATTATATTTTATAGCATTTTTATAATTTTTATTAATAGAATATATTTGAGATAAATTTCCCAGGCAGGTTGATATCCCATTTTTATAACCAAGTTGTTTAAAAATGTCTAAAGCTTTCTGATAATATTGTATAGATTTATTATATTCTTTAATACTTTCATGTAGAACACCAATATTATTTAAACATTCAGCTTCTCCCCTTATATTGTCAAGTTCCTGAAAAACTTGTAGTGCTTTCAAATAAAATTCAAGAGCCTGTTTGGTATTTCCCTGATATTTATAATTTATTGCAATATTATTATAACATTGAGCAATTCCATTTTTATCATTTGTTTTTTCTAAAATTCGTAACGATTTAAAATGATATTTAAAAGCATCAGGATAATTCCCTATTTTTGAATAAACAGCTCCAATTTTTATATATAAACTTGCTTCGGAATTTTTATTATTAAATTTTTTATTTATTTCAAGTGCTTTAAAATAATAGTCGATTGCTTTTTGATATTCTGCCATTCTAAAATATGTAATGCCTATATTACCATATTGATATGCAATATTTTGCTCTTGGTTTTCCCCTTCATATATTTCAGCAGATTTATTAAAATATTCAATAGCTTGATTATATTCACCTTTAAAAATGCTAATAACTCCAAGATTAGTATATGCTAATGAAATACCTTTGGAATATTTAATATCTTCTGCTAATGTTAATGCCTGTTTGCTGTATTCGAAAGCTTTATGAGTATCGTTATTCCTGTATGACCATGCAAGTTCATTTAAAATATTTATTCTGCTTGTATCTTCTGAATTTTCTAATTCTTTTAATAAGGAATTAATATCTTTTTGATATTCAGCACTTATATTATTTATTAGTAATAGAGAAAATATTATTATAAAAATATTTTTATAAAGCATTGGGATTAAATTATTCAATTAAAAATTGTAACTGTATCTTCAAATTTAACTTGCTTTATTCATAAAAACAAATCTGAATTTACAGATGTTTGAGTGGCAATGTAATTTATTAACGTTAGTTCGATATAAAATTTAGTTCAATACCCTAAATAATACAATTTAATACCATATTCGATTATTAGGAATTCTGGAATACCTGCCTGCCGGTAGGCCAATGTCAATAAGTTAATGTTAAAATAATAAATAGATTCCTGCTTTTCGCAGGAATGACAGGCAGAAGTGCTTTTTCATAGCTTCTGTCATTCCGCACTTGATGCGGAATCTGTTAACTTATTGACATTGACCGGCAGGCAGGATGAAATATTGGAAAAGCATTTTGGATAATATCCATTAATCCATCAGTCCAATACTCTAATTCATTAAATAATAAAATGTATTTTACTTACTATCTGACTATTCATTAATTTCTTAGGTCGAACTCAGGTTATTAAGTCATTGGAATTAGATTCCTGTTATTACAGGGATATTAAAATCTACAACATTTTTAACGTAACGGTAGCGAAAACAATAAAGTATTGATAAAAAATATTTATGTAGTTTAATTATTATATTATATTTGTATAAATTATAATTATTAACTAAAATTTATTTACTATGCGACAGTTTTTAATGTTCTTATTAATTATTCCAGGTTTATTGCTTGCAAATGTAGTAAAAGCACAATTATCTGACAGAATAAATAGCCCTACAAC
This genomic stretch from Bacteroidales bacterium harbors:
- a CDS encoding tetratricopeptide repeat protein, which produces MLYKNIFIIIFSLLLINNISAEYQKDINSLLKELENSEDTSRINILNELAWSYRNNDTHKAFEYSKQALTLAEDIKYSKGISLAYTNLGVISIFKGEYNQAIEYFNKSAEIYEGENQEQNIAYQYGNIGITYFRMAEYQKAIDYYFKALEINKKFNNKNSEASLYIKIGAVYSKIGNYPDAFKYHFKSLRILEKTNDKNGIAQCYNNIAINYKYQGNTKQALEFYLKALQVFQELDNIRGEAECLNNIGVLHESIKEYNKSIQYYQKALDIFKQLGYKNGISTCLGNLSQIYSINKNYKNAIKYNKEALIINNEINDKSGIVHCMNNYASIYEQLGEHDSVIEYSHKGFELAKKINSDISIKNSCLYLSKAYYNKNNFKEAYTYYKIYSDTKDSIFNKDKSEIIEDIKARYELEKKENEINQLLYNKKIDDYKRFVLVGLIVILIVFSLLIFLWQRNIINKKKKLALAEKSLKEAILKNTQLEKQNLEAEIEYKNKEIINFALNISQKNDFLENMKNDIKKISNEISNKADKDILNNILIKINLPQSIDNDRKEFENHVEQVNKAFFHKLNNNFPSLTKNEKRLIALLRLNLSSKEIANVFNISPSSVDMYRHRLRKKLKLSSEDNLIDFINNI